tttacatatgatCAAAGTCAATTGGTTACTTTCTAATTTGAATGCTTTtaatttatacatatttaatgaCTTTATACTTTTATTTTCATCTTTTCTAGACTGACACATTTGGATGATGGCTGCACAAGTAAAACTGCGGATTATTCTTGGTTCCAACAATGCTGAAAAACTGACCATAGAATCAGGCATGCCAAAGTCTGTTGAGGATCTTTCAAACGAAATCAAACGTCAGTTTGATATAGAGGGGGACATTAGACTCCAGTACATGGACCATACCTGTCAAgtatcccgttttggccgggaaagtcCAGTAATTTACccttctttcccgccgtcctcccgtattagtattttcccgtaaatctcccgtatTTTAACCtgcgttataaaaaaaaaaaaaaaacgccccccccaaaacaaatcTCAGCTCTGTCACTAGCCTCGCGATAACTACCACCTGCAGTAGCCTACTACGCGGGGAAaaaacacgggaaaaaaagaagaaaaaaacagacagatgatggacgccaggacagagaaggaaGGCACTCCTGCCAAAAAACCAAAACCCTCGTGTAAATACCGTGATCAATgggacaacaaatttatttctcTGAAGAAGAGCAGGGTGGGGGACAGTCACGCGTTTTGTAAAATTTGTAACTGCGACTTTAGCATCGCACACGGGGGAAGGAATGATGTTGCCAGCATGACAAATCCGCCAAGCAGAAGCGCGGGCTAATGGCACAAAAACATGCCCAGGCGATGTCAGCATTCGTGACGAGAAATGCCACTGAGGCAGACCAGGTCACAAGTGCAGAGGTAAAAATGGCAATGCTGTGTGCCAAAAACAACATTCCTTTCTCCTTCCATGATGACTTCAACAAGTGTGTAGCTGACATGTTCCCGGACTCTGCTATTGCACGAAAATACTCAACGGGAAAAACGAAGGCTACTCAACTCATCAAAGGTAAGTTAGCTATGTAACGTTAGCTACCTATCTTACTGCTGGGCTACTGTACGTTTGCTAAAACGGTATAAAATGGGTTTGAAATGTGTTTGAATATTCTAACATTTGAGCATCAACCCATGGCATGCATGTTGTAGGCTACTAGCTAATTACTGGACATTCAACAGGTGCCATAGCAGCAGAACTACAGGATGAGTTGGCCAAAACATGCCGATCTCAGCCCTTTTCACTGATGTGTGACGAATCCAACAACAGAACAACAGACAAAGAATTCGTCATCCTGACTAGACTCTACGATGAGGCCACTCTGCAGGTCGCTACAAGATTCCTGGAGATGCCTACATGCAATGTAGGAAATGCAGAAAATCTGTATGGAAAGCTGAGTGAGGCATTAAGGTAAGGGGAACTGCACTGTGTTGTTGACATGTTTAGTAGTTTGGATTTAATTACAACCTTACATTTTGTCTGAGATGTTTTGTGGCATTGCTTCCTGTTTCCAATAGAAAAAGAGGCGTCTCATGGGATAACCTGATTGCCTTTAACTCTGATAATGTGAGTGTTATGAAAGGCCGACATAACTCGGTCATCAGCAGACTGAAGACCAGCCAGCCCCACATCCAGGACCTTGGCTGCATCTGCCACCTGGTACAGCTGGCCACTGGCTGTGGCATCAGAGCAGCCCAGGTACCGGTGGAAGACATCCTAGTGGGGATATACACCCACTTTGATAAAAGGTAAATGCATACATATAGGCCTGATATTTATCTCACCTAATGTGTGTGTTACAATGTAACAACATTGCATGTGGCTAGCTCATGAACAAGGTAGCCTAGTAGACCTGCAGTTCATATTCtttacacacactcactcagtcactcactcactcactcactcattcacAATTCCAACCACTAACAGAGTAATTTTCTATCTCTCAGTGCAAAAAGATGTTAAGTCTACAAAGAGTTTGTAGACTTCACTGATTCAGACCACCTGAAGCTCCTCAGGTACTGCAGCACAAAATGGCTAAGTCTGTTAACCTGCATCCAGAGGGTGCTGAACCAGTGGGATGCACTACAGGTAGGATGGTAACTCCACTCAGCAGATATCTACACAGTTTACTATGCAGTTTACTATACGCtgtatctctatgtactttaggCCTACTTTAACAGTCATGAGGAAGTAGAGAGGAGTGTTAAAGTGTGTGATCTGGCAAGCCATCTGCGTGATCCAATCATGAAGACATATTTCCTGTTCCTGAGTGCTAAATTCAGCCTTTATCTGAATTTAACATTGCCTTCCAGGTGGGTGtcaatgatattgaatgaattagtgaataataatatataattaaatgtttgtgtttattGTAGCATTCTTATTTCACTGTTATTTTGTTGTGACCATTGATATTATTTGCAGTCAGAGGGAGTACAAATTCACGGACTTGAAGAGGAGATGTGCAGGCTGATAAAGAGGATCCTGGGCTACCTCATACCAGCCAGGGCAATCGTGGGTGTACCTCTCAGGGAGGTGGAGTATGGAGATGAACATCAGTTGGCTGATGAAGATCTCTTTATCGGAGCAGACACAAAGGCATTCATGAGAAGCGCTGAGCTCCCTGTGTCAGCCGAGAAGAAAATCTTTCAGTGAGTGTATTACCCAGTAGTTATATTATGATATCATCTTTTGACAGTATGAGAGTATGGGCTGTAGTGTGCCTAAAAATATTACcactaatgcatttttttcactcTTATGCTGTTGTAGAACTGTGAGAAGCTTCTATGAGGCAGTGCTTAAGAAGATGTTCTCTACCTTTCCCCTCGACCATCCACTCCTGAGGGACCTGAAAGTGCTGGACCCTGCAGCTCGCCTTAACATAACTCCAGGGACAGGTAGATAATAGAAAGAGTTTCCAATAGGCTTTATGCCCAGCTCCACTACTTACCCTAGCAACCACCCTAGCAATGGTCAGACACACCTGGATGTGTAGTGTATTAGCAGTAACCTTATAAGAGCAGAATAAATATGGCTATGTAATATGAACAATGTATGAACAATAGGTACATGTATGTGCAATGTAGTGGCAGTATCATTATAGTAGTAGTaagaacaatatatatatatatatatgcagtgtATTAacagaatatattacagaaaaactgaaaaaatatggatatttagtatgaaccatataaacagatatgtacagtatgtacagtTATGTGCAGTGTGGTAACAGTACCATTGTAGTGCAGAAATTGACAGGAAATAAAGGATCTGGCTTAAGTTCAGGAAGTGGTGGAGCTGGGCATAAAGCCTATTGATGTTAGGCAAGGCAAGGCAATTTTCTTTGTACAGCCCATTTTTACAAACAATTTGTCTCAAGGGCTTTACATCGCATCATAACATCCTCTGGGGACAGTTCCCCATTGATAaccaaagaaataattggcacaGTATACTTGATACTTGTTTAGATCTGCAATGTTCAGTCAAACACTTGTTTTACTTTACAGTGGAAAGGCTAGGGGCCCTGTTCCCCCAGTTGAGGCTGAAAGAGGATAAGATGAGGGAGGAATTCACAGACTATCAGGTGACAGATAGCAAGCAACTCCCCCAAGAAGACAGAATCGACAAATTTTGGGGCCTGGTAGGAAAGGACATGAGGTTCAGTGAGCTGCCAAAACTTATGAAGGCTTTACTATGCATTCCCCATAGCAATGCAAGTTCAGAAAGGGTGTTTAGCATGGTACGAAAAATTGTTACAGAGAATAGGATGTCGTTAGACAACAGAACTGTTTGCGCTCTACTCTCATGTAAAATTAACCACTCTGGCTCAGCCCACAAATACACTCCTTCCAAAACAGTCTTAAAGAATGCAAAGTCAGCAACAAATGAGTACAATAAGTCACTAAAAGAGTAAAGAAAAGTTAtgtgaaatgaaaagaaaaactacaaaaaagcaatatgaaatgaatgagtgtgtgaatgtgaaaagaatgtggaatgaaaatgaaatgtaaatgtaaagacAAGCAATGTTAAATGAAcagaaaatatgcaaataagcCTTTAAATAAATGCTCCTCATATATACCcttttgtgttttcatttagGCTATGAATGTTCACAGCATGTCAGTGTCAGCAAAGGTAGGCCTATCATTGACTTTATGCACAGCTGCACTACTTCCTGAACTTCAGGCagctcctttgtttcctgtctgccattATTGGACAAACTGATCACCTGGATTAATTAGTTTGTCCAATaatggcagacaggaaacaaaggagctGCCTGAAGTTCAGGAAGTAGTGCAGCTGTGCATAAAGCCAATTGTAGTTTATAAGCGGTTGACAAGTGGTGATTAGCTTTCTTGtcacctgtcttaaaatgtaagggatactggagcttgGTTGGGGTGGTGGGACTGCTCGCGGCGGGGGGCGGAAAATTtcccttattttcaaatccaaaacttgacaggtatgcatatataaaacacttcccacgcagcacattatgctttattatctatttattattcaaacatcaaactttgatgacgtcaatgtatatccctgacataaatcactgacatgaagctatggacatcatacttaactagctgacgttttagtattttatatagcatgatgggtgcaggtctaacttagtgtataacttagtttcggcaATGGTTTTGAtatatagagtccatcgtcatgatcccatagttagcggaagcgaaaatagtgtaattagtacaagttCTAACGAaaagtaatgtaatgtaataccgaacagctttcaaaaatgcggtaccgcaatacctttttggcaccggtatcccgcgcagcatcagtctgcctgagatatttgataaagtgtggatcttcctatacgtgcagcacgaataaataaaaatctctgctttgtgtacttgacaaatctgtgtgcgtcatcatactcaaaaccgccccaaataagccacgaaattaaccatgaatcCTACCatactgtggtacacagctttgcttcttatgtttcttccacacaaaaagttgcaggtttatgacaaaacgtgctcgcgtccggaccagtaagtgcaacaggggggcagaactgcggaggggggcgggatgcgatcgtgctcggttgccgtataaggcagccgggcccagtgtggtacgcgcttagtctaattacaggttcttgtgggaagcttgtgtgatgtataaccttgttcatgtcaggttttgggctggttgcgatcgcgatcgcacgggcaggaaacaggcgggcagaacacggggaaactgggatttattagcactaaaacgggacgaagcacgaacatcgactaactaacatcaatgacggaccaggaacgaaagcaagacatggacttaaatagacaggactgggtgaaaataatcggacacagctgggtacaatcggggaaacacacgtggataatcaggggggcatggcacacatgaggatcgtacgagctgggcgtgacagttcgacatactgatcgctacgtttcgcgatacaacagtttgaaatgttaccaaagtgtcattttataattcccatattaaacaagttaccttgcatagtgctttggggagagacagactccaagagtgcagttcatttcacgtgtctctaagtcattgtctgatattatccagatctgaatgtgtgattcatgcttactactatattcttgctttgcagttcttacacatttttttttcttatttacttctacaagtaaataaaaaacttataaaactgtcattattatataagaactatacgtattatgatgttattatttagttatgttgttgcttggttacatttgatgcctctgcacgtgggaagctaccggtttgaaagacgcggcttcacttgcttttctgcaccaagatggcaaggtacgttgcatttctgctcccattttatcgtataacttatattattatttagtatctgtctttgtatgtacagtggtacctcgacccacgaacagtcctgtTCACGAATAAATCGTGTTTTGTTTTGTACcggttgtcgaaccgtgtttcgGGCCGCGAACACACAAACGTCCCCAAAAGGGTCCgatgaaagctccccaaagaaccacccgaaacgcgaagaaatgtccagtataataaaaaaacaataatattttcgaaattactgcatttgactgttattcagtcttttaatgttgattgtttagttttttggtgGGATGtgttgtggttcttttccgtgttttggcgtctttcaagcgaccagcgtatgctcagttttaatgttttatttaatttagcatttgttagcatgtaaatgtaaatgtatgctctcagttatatgtgcacagtctgtcataatttgattgtacggtagggggtgttgagttgtactgcgcgtgctcgaagtgtttatatgtatgtatagagtgacctaaagagaaagacggcgatatgtcctagttcatggtgaataacgtgttgtgtgaacttatttttccatttataaatcctctattattgttagtcttctcctgattttcttaccgctgcaccgacagtttgacgtgccaacagcattatttgttacaaataaggttattttaatttaagtctatattcttggtcgcgttctccccatgtcgtcgtgggctttcctccgggtacttgttaaattgcccgtaggagtgcatgtgtgagtgaatggtgtgtgagtgtgccctgcaatgggctggccccccatcctcgatttttccctgcctcgtgcccattgcttccgggataggcaacccagtaggataagcggtttggaaaatgaatggatggatggattcttggtcacagaa
The nucleotide sequence above comes from Brienomyrus brachyistius isolate T26 unplaced genomic scaffold, BBRACH_0.4 scaffold42, whole genome shotgun sequence. Encoded proteins:
- the LOC125722821 gene encoding uncharacterized protein LOC125722821; translated protein: MAQKHAQAMSAFVTRNATEADQVTSAEVKMAMLCAKNNIPFSFHDDFNKCVADMFPDSAIARKYSTGKTKATQLIKGAIAAELQDELAKTCRSQPFSLMCDESNNRTTDKEFVILTRLYDEATLQVATRFLEMPTCNVGNAENLYGKLSEALRKRGVSWDNLIAFNSDNVSVMKGRHNSVISRLKTSQPHIQDLGCICHLVQLATGCGIRAAQVPVEDILVGIYTHFDKR